A window of Psychroflexus sp. ALD_RP9 contains these coding sequences:
- a CDS encoding S41 family peptidase — protein sequence MLKKIAIGLLVCFTISSCQDDLDDVITPASTLEINDFIWKAMNAFYLYKPDSPNLADDSFTTNEAYANYLNSFATPEGLFNDLLAQQDRFSIIVDNYVDLENSLDGINFTTGMQFGLVNISDSNSVFGFVRYVVPNSPASEAGIERGMLFNRVNGETLTPNTNFNSLFGGNNYTIGLAEFDGTELSSLSTEISLSKIQLTENPIYSVEVIEVDNTKVGYLMYNAFRSNFDSQLNTVFANFKSENIDELILDLRYNSGGSIETAKDLASMVTGQFEGEIFAFEHYNDNFNDEELRFDNQIRTGANINSLNLNRVYILTGFSTASASELVINALKPYINVVQIGQTTVGKFEGSVTLYDSANFRRDGASINHFYAIQPLILKTANANGVTDYFEGLAPDITLNEDYTNLGVIGNQNEPLLNRALEEMGLDLTEGKPSMPLFQRSSELLFENQSLQPTYQRMYIEKN from the coding sequence ATGCTAAAAAAAATTGCAATAGGTCTTTTGGTATGTTTTACAATTTCAAGTTGTCAAGACGACTTAGATGATGTTATTACTCCTGCATCAACCCTTGAGATAAATGATTTTATATGGAAAGCCATGAATGCTTTTTACTTATACAAGCCTGATTCTCCAAACCTAGCAGACGATTCTTTTACTACTAATGAAGCTTACGCTAATTATTTAAACAGTTTTGCAACTCCTGAAGGTTTATTTAATGATTTATTAGCCCAACAAGATCGGTTCTCAATTATTGTTGATAATTATGTCGATCTTGAAAACAGTCTTGATGGTATTAATTTTACTACAGGCATGCAATTTGGTTTAGTTAATATTTCTGATTCAAATTCAGTTTTTGGATTTGTAAGATATGTTGTACCCAACTCGCCTGCTTCTGAAGCAGGTATTGAACGAGGTATGCTATTTAATCGCGTAAATGGAGAAACTTTAACACCAAATACTAATTTTAATTCGCTTTTTGGTGGAAACAATTACACAATAGGTTTAGCTGAATTTGATGGTACTGAATTATCATCACTATCGACCGAAATTAGTTTATCTAAAATTCAGCTAACCGAAAACCCTATTTACTCAGTTGAAGTAATTGAAGTAGACAATACCAAAGTTGGTTACCTGATGTATAATGCTTTTAGAAGTAATTTTGACAGTCAGCTGAATACGGTTTTTGCTAACTTTAAGTCTGAAAATATAGATGAACTTATTCTTGATTTACGCTATAATTCAGGCGGAAGTATAGAAACAGCAAAAGATTTAGCTTCAATGGTTACAGGTCAGTTTGAAGGTGAAATTTTTGCCTTTGAACACTACAATGATAATTTTAATGATGAAGAATTACGATTCGACAACCAAATAAGAACTGGTGCAAATATTAACAGTCTTAACCTAAATCGCGTTTATATCCTAACAGGTTTTTCGACGGCGTCTGCAAGTGAGTTAGTGATTAATGCCTTAAAGCCCTATATTAATGTTGTTCAAATAGGGCAAACAACAGTTGGTAAATTTGAAGGCTCTGTTACCTTATACGATTCAGCAAATTTTAGACGTGATGGTGCAAGCATTAATCATTTTTATGCCATACAACCACTTATTTTAAAAACAGCTAATGCTAATGGTGTAACCGACTATTTTGAAGGATTAGCTCCTGACATAACTCTAAATGAAGATTATACCAATCTTGGTGTTATTGGTAATCAAAACGAACCATTACTCAATCGCGCTTTAGAAGAAATGGGGCTTGATTTAACCGAAGGTAAACCAAGCATGCCAT
- a CDS encoding RNA polymerase sigma factor: MKSNQNKMSAELFMHQIEPMQAKLFRLARRLLVSPDAAKDAVQDVMVKLWEKRSQLADKSNLEAFAMTVTKNHCYDQLKLKRNQNVSLTHENFEDEDKTIEEVIETQDEVKKLNNCIAALSVNYRTIIQLRDIEAYSFEDIAGIMEMSETNVRVTLSRARKALIKQMKTQQS; the protein is encoded by the coding sequence ATGAAGTCTAACCAAAACAAAATGAGCGCAGAGTTGTTTATGCACCAAATAGAACCTATGCAAGCTAAGTTATTTAGATTAGCTAGAAGGTTGCTAGTTTCTCCAGATGCTGCTAAAGATGCCGTTCAAGATGTAATGGTAAAACTTTGGGAAAAACGATCGCAACTTGCTGATAAATCAAATTTAGAAGCATTTGCAATGACCGTTACTAAAAACCATTGTTACGACCAATTGAAGTTAAAGCGTAATCAAAATGTAAGTTTAACACATGAAAATTTTGAAGATGAAGACAAAACCATAGAAGAAGTCATTGAAACACAAGATGAAGTTAAAAAGTTAAATAATTGTATTGCTGCTTTGTCGGTTAATTACCGTACAATAATTCAACTTCGCGATATAGAAGCTTACAGTTTTGAAGATATTGCAGGCATTATGGAAATGAGCGAAACCAATGTTAGGGTAACTTTGTCAAGGGCAAGAAAGGCTTTAATAAAACAAATGAAAACACAACAATCATGA